The sequence CTTTATAATATTGTGTCCTTCACTGACACACTGTGTGTAGAAAATCACTGAGACTGGGTAATTACTTGTAACATTTGTGATTACTTTCTTATTTTCACTCTCCCTATCACACGGTCTGGTGTGATTCTATCCCACAATCACACTGGGCCTATTCTAATACACTATATTTCCCCAGTTGCTACTTGCTGACATTATCTTTAACCCAAGAATATCAAAATAGTGTTTAAACATTGTCCGAGGAATCTGAAATTCAGTATATGTGAGTTTGATAGGAAAACAGGCCACCAATCTTTATGCCTGTATACATGAATGCAATTTCCAGAGTACAATATAAGTccatgaaaaattaaaataggCGAGAACTATAACACAACATTCACTACCAAGACTTAAGGAAGTCAGGCTCAAGTCAAAGCTGAAGGTGCTGTTAATGATGACTGTAATCTCACTTGCCATCAAAACTGAAGTTCTTTGTTACCTTATGCATTGTTCCTCAGGAGTGCAAAGGCCTGGTCCACTCCACACAGACTGTAGAGTTTCAGGGCTTTACTGGATCTGGCCTATTCTTGTGGATTTCCAAAGCAGCAACATTAAGAAGTAAAACAGGCATTAACATGTTTCTTTCAGCGCAAAACCAGTTTAGCAGCACATTATACATAATTACTGTAATGGCCTAGTCAACCTATCCTTGGAAGCTGGCTTAGCCTAAGAAATACTCGCTGCAAATTCATTTTTGCTGATCAGCAGTCACAGTAAAACAGCAGCAATACCAAGGCTGCTTCTGTTCTGCAGAAATTTGACATTCCTAAACTTTTTAGGTAAATAAATCATCATTTAGAGTTTAAAATGTTGTGAAAATAATTATCACAACTACCGCTATGCATTTCTGGAACTTTAAATGCATGATCCAAACTCAAAGTTTcagccattgtttagttgattagatggtgttgggtgttaggttggactcggtgatctcagaggtcttttccaacctggttagttctgtgattctgtctacTCACAAGAACATTGAATCCTACAGGAAAGCACAGCTCCTATCACAAACAGTTTACAATATGAGGTACAAAAAACAGGCAGAGGTCCACAATTGTGCAGTAATCCCAACAGGACTACTTAACTGTActcatatcatagaatggcttaaattggaagggatctgagaGATCTACGCCAGCCTCCCCActgtgggcaggagcacctctcaaccagacttgactgctcaaggcttcatctaacctggccttgaacactcccacaAAGGAGgtattcacaacctccctgggcagcctattacAGAGTTCTATCACCCCTGTATTggaaacttcttcctaagatacagtctaaacctactctccctcatgttacaaccattccctcttgtcctgtcgctaGATACCTTTGTGAAAAGCCCCTCTCTAGGTGCATAGTTGCACGAAGGATAGCCAAAGAGAATCAATGAGAATTTCAGAGGATTAATGGGTTTCACTACCCACTGTGAAATGCCATCAGTGTAGACTCCTCATATCCTAGTTATTTCCTTCTGTAAATCATATTTGGGTAAGTTTATACTATGATCTTGTTAGCTCAAGCTGCCAGAACTATTCACATACTAACTATGCATCCTTATAACCTGCATTTCTTACTCCTCAAATCCCAACAACCTAGCAACATTAAAATTCACTGAATAACATCTGTATGAACACATCTTCATTAACCATTGAATCGGAGTAGGCTCTTCTGTGGCTATAGCCACCACTTTTAAAGTCAGACTGGAAACAAGGCCCACGTGAAAACCTGCGGACTGCACAACCACACCAGCCAGTGAACCCCGCCGCCCGCACCTTGCTGGAGAGGCAAGGGAGGGGACTGAGGTGTTCTGAAAGGGCTCAAGCACATCAGTCACCTTATATGGTTGCAAAACAGCGGGGAGAACAGCACGCCACAACCCAAAAGGCGCGGACACTTTCGGGTACAGAGCGGCTCCTGTACTCAAAGACGGAGGCGGCCGCTGTAGCACTAACAGCCCCACGCCCATTACGGCACCGCCCCCAAAATGGCGCCGGCCGGCAGTTCCACCCCGATCGCTGACCCAAGTCCTGCGGCCGGAGCCCCGCCCCACTATTTGCATACGGAGGTGCCGGTGCCAGCGCCGCGCCCCTCCCCTCTCTCACGGCGGCGACGGCGGCGGGGCGTGCAGGCGCGCTGCGGGAACGGCACGGATGAGGCGCATGCGCGCTCTGGACGGGCGCTGGGTCTGTAGCGGCTCGGCGCGGAGGGGCCGGGTGGGGCTCGCCACCGCCGGTAGCGGCGGCCGCGGCGGGGCGGAGGAGTTCGCCGAGCTGCCTAGCGGCCAAGAGGGCTGGCGAGGCCAGTCGCGGGGCTCGCTGCAGCAGCTAGCGGAGCGGTACGCGGACCTGGCGGCCAGCCACAGCGAGGCGCTGCGGCAGCGGGAGGAGCGGGAGTGGCACAACGCGCGGCTGCGCCAAGAGAACGCGCGGCTGCGGATAGAGAACCGCCGCCTGCGCCGCGAGAACCGCAGCCTATTCCGCCAGGCCCTGCTGGGT is a genomic window of Dryobates pubescens isolate bDryPub1 chromosome Z, bDryPub1.pri, whole genome shotgun sequence containing:
- the TUSC1 gene encoding tumor suppressor candidate gene 1 protein, producing the protein MRRMRALDGRWVCSGSARRGRVGLATAGSGGRGGAEEFAELPSGQEGWRGQSRGSLQQLAERYADLAASHSEALRQREEREWHNARLRQENARLRIENRRLRRENRSLFRQALLGPGPDGPTASDPAEEAEALRAQLGQLQEKHRRALQHLRRCRASGGPEASELDDGELDKLLEEDKQLPSPPEQALEKRSLVPPV